One Pararge aegeria chromosome 4, ilParAegt1.1, whole genome shotgun sequence DNA segment encodes these proteins:
- the LOC120623369 gene encoding kelch domain-containing protein 4, which yields MGKKKNKNKLSGAVKTAAKTDKKLANKLKKELANLGEEDIAKVIAEIEREEAKRAAASEKTLTGPPSSRAYATLTPHPTSNELIMFGGEFHNGQRTEVYNELLFYNPANGSWRQVKAPGAPPPRSAHQAIATSANKGELWIFGGEFTSPTETQFYHYKDLWCFSLTEKKWEKVVAPNGPSPRSGHRMVLLGRKLFTFGGYCDDGRECRYFDDLYTFCLDTRQWEKLTPSGRGPCARSACVMLPIGNDSLVIDGGFSRVREGRAERTQNHMDMFKLSCKGQAWSWRALTGAKTSLAGRAAAVNAPSNRGYVFGGICDFIENEEELTGVMSDDLSMLDLEKCRWHAVTLRSEQTAPSAQTSAATAEATATENSDAKEIEPSEEAVTVVTDEVFTMKLGGAPVHTESDTVVTVGQRQEKNGPSARMSAMLAVQRSVLYVYGGVLEKDEKQFYLGDMYSLDLHKLNEWQTLIEQQPLPDWLGSDIEEYSTSGSESETDDSEDSGEE from the exons ATgggtaaaaagaaaaataagaacaAGTTAAGCGGAGCAGTTAAAACTGCTGCTAAAACCGATAAGAAgctagcaaataaattaaaaaaggagtTGGCGAATCTGGGTGAG GAAGATATTGCAAAAGTTATAGCAGAAATAGAGAGAGAGGAAGCAAAACGTGCTGCAGCTTCAGAGAAAACATTAACTGGTCCGCCATCTTCAAGAGCCTATGCTACACTAACTCCTCATCCCACTAGCAATGAACTAATTATGTTTGGTGGGGAGTTCCATAATGGACAAAGA ACAGAAGTATACAATGAGCTGTTGTTTTACAACCCTGCGAATGGTAGTTGGAGGCAAGTGAAGGCCCCGGGAGCTCCACCCCCAAGAAGTGCCCACCAAGCTATTGCTACATCTGCTAATAA agGTGAGCTATGGATATTTGGGGGAGAATTCACAAGCCCCACAGAAACTCAGTTCTACCATTACAAGGATCTATGGTGTTTTTCACTGACTGAAAAGAAATGGGAAAAG GTAGTAGCCCCAAATGGCCCATCCCCTAGATCGGGTCATCGAATGGTGCTACTTGGTCGTAAGCTCTTCACATTCGGAGGTTACTGTGACGACGGTCGCGAGTGCCGGTACTTTGATGACCTGTACACTTTCTGTCTGGACACCCGGCAGTGGGAGAAGTTGACACCCAGCGGGAGAGGACCCTGTGCGAGATCTGCATGTGTTATGCTGCCCATTGGAAATGATTCG TTGGTCATCGACGGTGGGTTCTCGCGCGTGCGCGAAGGTCGCGCGGAGCGCACGCAGAACCACATGGATATGTTCAAGCTGAGTTGCAAGGGCCAAGCGTGGTCGTGGCGCGCTCTCACGGGCGCCAAGACCAGCCTGGCGGGCCGAGCCGCCGCCGTCAATGCACCCAGCAATAGAGGCTACGTGTTCGGCGGCATCTGT GATTTCATAGAAAACGAAGAAGAGTTGACAGGAGTAATGAGCGACGATCTTTCGATGCTGGATCTTGAGAAGTGCCGCTGGCACGCAGTCACACTGCGCTCGGAGCAGACCGCACCATCCGCACAAACTTCTGCAGCAACCGCCGAAGCGACCGCAACAGAGAACTCTGATGCGAAGGAAATCGAACCGTCCGAAGAAGCCGTCACTG TGGTAACGGATGAAGTATTCACCATGAAGCTGGGAGGTGCACCTGTACACACAGAGTCGGACACAGTTGTGACTGTAGGGCAACGACAAGAGAAGAACGGTCCTAGCGCGCGGATGTCGGCCATGTTGGCCGTTCAACGGTCTGTCCTCTACGTGTACGGCGGCGTGCTCGAAAAAGACGAGAAACAGTTCTATCTGGGAGACATGTACAGCCTGG ATTTGCACAAATTGAATGAATGGCAGACACTTATCGAACAACAGCCGTTGCCCGATTGGCTCGGCTCCGACATCGAGGAGTATTCCACTTCAGGATCAGAGAGCGAGACGGACGATAGCGAGGACTCTGGAGAGGAATAG